The following are encoded in a window of Solibacillus sp. FSL R7-0668 genomic DNA:
- a CDS encoding ABC transporter substrate-binding protein — translation MKKGKWASLLTVLMLSLGLAACSGESEDVKETKASEQTNQQDESVVKEAHGVTITDKDVTFTDSRGQEITIEKNPQRVVSVFNSYLDIWMASGGEVVGTIEPSGDKPVPGTENAEIVGTLGAVSLEKVLSLEPDVVIVNGNSAHHMELVPSFEQNGIKVIALDFVFKADYYKLARVFTALTEREDLYEANVAQVNEAIEKIIAESPTDKNYKVLLMMASGKSITARGTDSYVGEMLKDLHTTNIADVSNNLLSETSFSMEKIIEEDPDFIFVQTTGSDMDVVYDKLKQDVESNPAWASLQAVKNDRYIFLPKDIYMYKANQRYAEAYEGLAQHLYGE, via the coding sequence ATGAAAAAAGGAAAATGGGCATCATTATTGACAGTGTTGATGCTATCACTTGGGCTCGCTGCATGCTCAGGAGAAAGTGAAGATGTGAAGGAAACAAAGGCATCTGAACAAACGAATCAGCAAGATGAAAGCGTTGTTAAGGAAGCGCATGGCGTAACAATTACCGACAAGGATGTAACATTCACAGACTCTCGTGGACAAGAAATTACGATTGAAAAAAATCCGCAACGTGTTGTTTCGGTTTTTAACTCATACTTAGATATTTGGATGGCGAGTGGTGGTGAAGTTGTGGGGACTATCGAGCCCTCAGGTGACAAGCCAGTACCAGGAACTGAAAATGCTGAAATCGTTGGAACACTTGGTGCAGTAAGCTTAGAAAAAGTTTTATCTTTAGAGCCTGATGTTGTAATTGTTAACGGGAACTCTGCACACCATATGGAATTAGTACCAAGCTTTGAGCAAAATGGTATTAAAGTGATTGCGTTAGACTTTGTTTTTAAAGCAGATTACTATAAATTAGCGCGTGTCTTTACGGCACTGACAGAGCGTGAGGATTTATACGAAGCAAATGTAGCACAGGTGAATGAAGCCATTGAAAAAATCATTGCGGAGTCACCAACGGATAAAAATTATAAAGTGCTATTAATGATGGCAAGTGGTAAATCAATTACAGCACGTGGGACAGATTCCTATGTAGGAGAAATGTTAAAGGATTTACATACGACGAATATTGCGGATGTATCGAACAATTTATTAAGCGAAACCTCATTTAGTATGGAAAAAATTATTGAAGAGGATCCAGACTTCATTTTCGTTCAAACAACAGGAAGTGATATGGATGTTGTATACGATAAATTAAAGCAAGATGTAGAGTCAAATCCAGCTTGGGCATCTTTACAAGCAGTAAAGAATGATCGCTACATTTTCTTACCAAAAGATATTTATATGTATAAAGCAAACCAGCGCTACGCAGAGGCATATGAAGGTTTAGCACAGCACTTATACGGTGAATAA
- a CDS encoding histidine phosphatase family protein, with amino-acid sequence MSKIIRYYRHCQTSWNEHQKLQGWLDSPLTNRGIAQAKAVEWQPDIVFSSDLRRAITSAEWMFPSKEIQQCRAIREIYLADWQGRYIVQLQEDKNYQAYSQHPASFIAQEQESFEAVTARMLHFHQQVSALPYEKIAVVTHGMALACLLTALHGDEIENVWGYMLGSAQYEEISLF; translated from the coding sequence ATGTCAAAAATTATTCGCTATTATCGCCATTGTCAAACGAGCTGGAATGAACATCAAAAATTGCAGGGCTGGCTGGATTCGCCATTAACGAACCGGGGAATAGCGCAGGCAAAGGCCGTCGAATGGCAGCCGGACATTGTTTTTAGTAGTGATTTGCGGCGGGCGATTACATCTGCTGAATGGATGTTTCCATCAAAAGAAATTCAGCAATGTCGTGCGATTCGGGAAATCTATTTAGCGGATTGGCAAGGGCGGTACATTGTACAATTACAGGAGGATAAAAACTATCAGGCATACAGTCAACATCCGGCATCCTTTATTGCACAAGAACAGGAATCTTTTGAAGCGGTAACGGCGAGAATGCTTCATTTTCATCAACAAGTATCCGCATTGCCGTACGAAAAAATTGCGGTCGTAACACATGGCATGGCCTTAGCCTGCTTGTTGACGGCATTACATGGCGATGAAATTGAAAATGTTTGGGGGTATATGCTGGGAAGTGCCCAGTATGAGGAAATTTCTTTGTTTTGA
- the cbiB gene encoding adenosylcobinamide-phosphate synthase CbiB — MLYFWIGLVAAVLDAVFGDPKKWKHPVIYIGNFISLVERKLNRGTRRKVKGFIAMLLTVTLSTGFVLAIVLLAFQVHIWLWLAVEVLLISLALAQKSLKEAALLVYDALEKEDLPEARRYLSWVVGRDTAHLDEPEIVRGVIETVSENTSDGVTAPLFYALLFGATGAWGYKAINTLDSMIGYNNERYADFGYYSAKLDDIANFIPSRISGFIIVLVSKNYSKKPFMERLKHWLCDAKKHPSPNSGYLEAATAYQLGIRLGGFNRYGQKESFRAYMGEPLQEMGKQHILQAIQQMQRCTYVFLGLGGIIYAITCTWGKCAGFI; from the coding sequence ATGCTATACTTTTGGATAGGCTTAGTAGCTGCTGTGCTGGATGCTGTATTCGGGGATCCGAAAAAATGGAAGCATCCTGTCATTTATATTGGAAATTTTATCTCGCTCGTGGAACGGAAGCTTAATCGAGGGACTCGCCGTAAAGTAAAGGGCTTTATTGCGATGCTGCTAACGGTTACGCTATCGACTGGCTTTGTTTTGGCTATCGTTTTGCTGGCATTTCAAGTACATATATGGCTATGGCTTGCTGTTGAGGTACTGCTTATTAGCTTAGCTTTGGCTCAAAAGTCGTTAAAGGAGGCAGCACTGCTTGTCTATGATGCGTTAGAAAAAGAGGATTTACCAGAGGCGCGCCGTTATTTAAGCTGGGTCGTCGGGCGAGATACGGCGCATTTAGATGAACCGGAAATTGTCCGCGGGGTAATTGAAACGGTGTCGGAAAACACAAGCGATGGTGTGACTGCCCCGCTCTTTTATGCGCTGCTATTTGGCGCAACAGGTGCTTGGGGCTATAAAGCAATCAATACGCTGGATTCGATGATTGGCTACAACAATGAACGCTACGCTGATTTTGGCTATTATTCAGCAAAGCTAGATGATATCGCCAATTTTATACCAAGTCGTATTTCGGGCTTTATCATTGTGCTCGTTAGTAAAAATTATTCGAAAAAACCTTTTATGGAGCGCCTAAAGCACTGGCTATGTGATGCCAAAAAGCACCCCAGCCCAAATAGTGGGTATTTAGAAGCCGCAACAGCCTACCAATTAGGGATTCGCTTAGGCGGCTTTAATCGCTACGGTCAAAAGGAATCGTTTCGTGCCTATATGGGGGAGCCGCTCCAGGAAATGGGTAAGCAGCACATTTTACAAGCAATTCAGCAAATGCAGCGCTGTACATATGTATTTTTAGGATTAGGAGGAATCATCTATGCTATTACCTGCACATGGGGCAAATGCGCGGGCTTTATATGA
- a CDS encoding cobyric acid synthase, whose protein sequence is MIQGTASDVGKSVLCTALCRIFANDGYQVAPFKSQNMALNSYITQDGGEIGRAQGVQAEAAKIEATTDMNPILLKPKGEMVSEVILHGKHYANMDAMSYRENFVETVMPEVRASLKRLAQQYDVLVLEGAGSPAEINLKNRDIANMRMAHETDAAVILVADIERGGVFASLIGTLMLLDDAERARVKGIIINKFRGMKELLDSGIEWLENYTNIPVLGVIPYIDVQIEAEDSMALSSLRLKKPLASEFDIDVAVIRLPHISNFTDLDPLFEEPGVGVRFVSSIRELKKPDVIIIPGTKNTVEDFLWLQETGIMQGILQLQHTEVQIVGICGGYQMLGETLRDEQAIEGKGGTYLALGLLPIETTFIQEKQTVQVTGISCTGHEISGYEIHLGRSEARVPVQPFIEFADGRTDGVYTEKIIGTYVHGIFQNRAFTRHYFNKIRDNKGLPIVSTEILSDFERREQAYEMLDQHVRTHLNMTKIYELLALERTS, encoded by the coding sequence TACCCAAGATGGTGGTGAAATCGGACGAGCGCAGGGAGTGCAAGCAGAGGCTGCCAAAATTGAGGCAACGACAGATATGAATCCGATATTATTGAAGCCAAAAGGGGAAATGGTGTCAGAGGTCATTTTACATGGGAAGCATTATGCAAATATGGATGCCATGAGCTACCGAGAAAATTTTGTGGAAACGGTCATGCCTGAAGTGCGCGCCTCTCTAAAAAGATTGGCACAACAATATGATGTGCTTGTCCTTGAAGGTGCAGGAAGTCCCGCTGAAATTAACTTGAAAAATCGTGATATTGCCAATATGCGTATGGCTCATGAAACAGATGCGGCGGTCATTTTAGTAGCTGATATTGAGCGTGGTGGTGTGTTTGCCTCGCTCATTGGCACATTAATGCTATTAGATGATGCAGAGCGTGCCCGCGTCAAAGGCATCATTATCAATAAATTCCGTGGGATGAAGGAATTACTCGACAGCGGTATTGAGTGGCTTGAAAATTATACAAATATCCCGGTGCTCGGTGTTATTCCATATATCGATGTGCAAATTGAAGCCGAGGATTCAATGGCCTTATCTAGCTTGCGTTTAAAAAAACCACTTGCGAGTGAGTTTGATATTGATGTGGCAGTTATTCGGCTACCACATATTTCAAACTTTACTGACTTAGATCCACTATTTGAGGAACCGGGTGTGGGTGTCCGTTTTGTCTCATCCATTCGAGAATTAAAAAAGCCGGACGTCATCATCATTCCAGGTACCAAAAATACGGTAGAGGATTTTTTATGGTTACAGGAAACGGGCATTATGCAAGGGATTTTACAATTGCAGCATACAGAAGTCCAAATTGTAGGAATTTGTGGTGGCTATCAAATGCTTGGTGAAACATTAAGAGATGAACAGGCCATTGAAGGCAAGGGTGGCACGTATTTGGCACTCGGCTTACTTCCAATTGAAACGACATTTATTCAAGAAAAGCAAACGGTTCAAGTGACGGGGATTAGCTGTACAGGTCATGAAATCAGTGGCTATGAAATCCATCTTGGGCGGAGTGAAGCCCGTGTGCCGGTTCAACCCTTTATTGAATTTGCGGATGGTCGTACAGATGGTGTTTATACTGAGAAAATCATTGGCACTTATGTTCATGGTATTTTCCAAAATCGGGCGTTCACACGTCATTATTTCAATAAAATTCGTGATAACAAAGGCTTGCCGATTGTTTCAACGGAAATTTTATCGGATTTTGAACGCCGAGAGCAGGCTTATGAAATGTTAGATCAACATGTGCGCACCCATTTAAATATGACGAAAATTTATGAACTGCTTGCATTAGAGCGCACGTCATAA
- a CDS encoding pyridoxal phosphate-dependent aminotransferase — protein MLLPAHGANARALYEAMQIDMPNDVIDVSENVNAMGIPKAIQAIWPNLLNQLASYPNELAEPLRSQLAQHHQLQCEQVLVTNGAAEGLMVLAQHFQGQDILVLEPSFSEYKRTLSQQNCTVYTLIAEDIIYYKFDMDKLNSQLEKVTACYICNPNNPTGVVLEKQWIHHLVAAHPQCLFVIDEAFMDWTDEAESVIPLLTSYSNLLVVRSLTKMYALAGVRIGYVLGQQVEKLRPYLPHWNVSSIALALGSECIKQQEFVKESVDYSSELLAKMKRYFRSIQCPYSNSAANFLLFKLPEQYDADHFFIYLLKRGIVLRHTKNYAGLNGQWFRIAVKTEEIWARCQKEMDHYVKNYSLLSPLSNELE, from the coding sequence ATGCTATTACCTGCACATGGGGCAAATGCGCGGGCTTTATATGAAGCAATGCAAATCGACATGCCAAACGACGTGATCGATGTTAGTGAAAATGTCAACGCAATGGGGATACCAAAAGCGATTCAAGCAATTTGGCCAAACTTACTTAATCAATTAGCAAGCTATCCAAATGAATTGGCAGAGCCCCTCCGCTCGCAGCTTGCACAGCACCATCAATTACAGTGTGAGCAAGTGTTAGTAACAAATGGTGCTGCGGAAGGGTTGATGGTGCTAGCGCAGCATTTTCAGGGACAGGATATATTGGTGCTTGAGCCGTCCTTTTCTGAGTATAAACGCACGCTATCCCAACAAAATTGCACAGTATATACCCTTATTGCAGAGGATATAATCTATTATAAATTTGATATGGATAAATTAAACAGTCAATTGGAAAAGGTCACAGCCTGCTATATTTGTAATCCAAATAATCCAACGGGTGTTGTGCTAGAAAAACAGTGGATTCATCATTTAGTAGCTGCCCATCCACAATGTCTCTTTGTCATTGATGAGGCGTTTATGGATTGGACCGATGAAGCGGAGTCTGTCATTCCATTACTTACAAGCTATTCGAATTTACTTGTCGTCCGTTCGCTGACGAAAATGTATGCACTTGCTGGTGTGCGAATTGGCTATGTGCTCGGTCAGCAAGTTGAAAAATTACGCCCCTATTTACCACATTGGAATGTTAGCTCCATTGCCTTGGCTCTCGGAAGTGAATGCATCAAGCAACAGGAATTTGTTAAAGAATCGGTTGATTATAGTTCTGAATTACTAGCTAAAATGAAGCGCTATTTTCGTTCAATTCAATGTCCATACAGTAATAGTGCCGCGAATTTCTTATTGTTTAAACTTCCCGAGCAATATGATGCCGACCATTTTTTCATATACTTATTAAAGCGGGGAATTGTGCTTCGGCATACGAAAAATTATGCGGGCTTGAATGGACAATGGTTTCGAATTGCAGTAAAAACAGAGGAAATTTGGGCGCGTTGTCAGAAAGAGATGGATCATTATGTCAAAAATTATTCGCTATTATCGCCATTGTCAAACGAGCTGGAATGA